In a single window of the Nilaparvata lugens isolate BPH chromosome 1, ASM1435652v1, whole genome shotgun sequence genome:
- the LOC111051498 gene encoding mitogen-activated protein kinase 7-like, whose translation MEPTFIEHMLPTTDVEMLPFQHFVQENVIDESMRIEPQPVGETPQEAPPPTIRPESAPLADMTMQEIQEPQENVERMMQELFQEPESPALTDNEGRMMQNLFQEPENAALTVSVVVGDTSFVHALPSHEEIEPEAVLQPEDNIAGRLRPATARRRRLVFEGSPPSPQQTRKRRIRQPREDDPAGADLGGQVSEAPLPLPQPDVLLPQPDVPLKPPPDAPLPPPDAPLPQPDAPLPQPDAPLPQPDDNFDDLGVIPLTELEPQFFNSN comes from the exons ATGGAACCAACTTTCATAGAGCAT ATGTTGCCAACTACAGACGTTGAGATGCTGCCATTTCAACATTTTGTGCAGGAAAATGTTATTGACGAGTCGATGAGGATCGAACCGCAGCCG GTAGGAGAAACACCTCAAGAGGCTCCTCCTCCCACCATTCGACCTGAAAGTGCACCTTTAGCTGACATGACAATGCAAGAAATTCAGGAGCCGCAG GAAAATGTGGAAAGGATGATGCAAGAATTATTCCAAGAGCCAGAAAGTCCAGCTTTGACa GATAATGAGGGAAGGATGATGCAAAATTTATTCCAAGAGCCGGAAAATGCAGCTTTGACT GTGTCAGTGGTTGTTGGTGATACATCCTTTGTGCACGCACTACCCTCTCATGAG GAGATTGAGCCAGAAGCGGTGCTGCAACCCGAAGACAACATTGCTGGGAGATTGAGGCCAGCGACTGCTAGGCGAAGGAGATTAGTATTTGAAGGATCTCCAC CCAGTCCTCAGCAGACAAGGAAACGCAGGATAAGGCAGCCAAGAGAAGACGATCCGGCTGGAGCTGATCTTGGTGGCCAAGTGTCTGAAGCCCCCTTACCCTTACCACAGCCCGATGTTCTCCTACCCCAGCCTGATGTCCCCCTAAAACCACCACCTGATGCCCCCCTACCACCACCTGATGCCCCTCTCCCTCAGCCCGATGCCCCTTTACCACAACCTGATGCCCCCCTACCACAGCCTGATGACAATTTCGATGACCTTGGAGTGATTCCTTTGACAGAACTCGAGCctcaattttttaattcaaattga